Proteins from a genomic interval of Benincasa hispida cultivar B227 chromosome 7, ASM972705v1, whole genome shotgun sequence:
- the LOC120081468 gene encoding LOW QUALITY PROTEIN: vacuolar iron transporter 1-like (The sequence of the model RefSeq protein was modified relative to this genomic sequence to represent the inferred CDS: deleted 1 base in 1 codon), translated as MADDAPPIRLDAYKQSLLNRHTEKHFTAGEIVRDVIIGVSDGLTVPFALAAGLSGANVSSSIVVTAGIAEVAAGAISMGLGGYLAAKSEADHYMRELRREQEEIVAVPDTEAAEVAEILAQYGIEPHEYGPVVNALRKRPQAWLDFMMKFELGLEKPDPRRALQSAFTIALAYILGGLVPLLPYMFISNVMRAVTASVALTLLALLVFGYAKGYFTGNKPFKSALQTTLIGAIASAAAFGMAKAIQQ; from the exons ATGGCGGATGACGCTCCACCAATCCGCCTCGATGCCTACAAGCAATCTCTTCTCAACCGCCACACCGAGAAA CACTTCACCGCCGGCGAGATCGTTCGCGATGTCATAATCGGCGTCTCCGATGGCCTCACCGTCCCTTTCGCCCTAGCCGCTGGACTGTCCGGCGCTAACGTGTCTTCCTCCATCGTCGTCACCGCCGGAATCGCTGAAGTCGCTGCTGGCGCTATCTCCATGGGACTCGGCGG ATATCTTGCGGCGAAGAGTGAAGCGGATCATTATATGAGAGAACTCCGGAGAGAGCAAGAAGAAATCGTCGCAGTTCCCGATACTG AAGCGGCAGAAGTAGCAGAGATATTGGCACAGTATGGGATCGAACCTCATGAGTATGGTCCAGTTGTGAATGCTCTCAGGAAGAGGCCTCAAGCTTGGTTAGATTTCATGATGAA GTTTGAATTAGGATTGGAGAAGCCAGATCCTAGAAGAGCTCTACAAAGTGCTTTCACAATTGCTTTGGCTTACATATTAGGGGGACTAGTCCCCCTTCTTCCTTACATGTTTATTTCAAATGTGATGAGAGCCGTGACAGCATCGGTTGCATTGACACTATTAGCGTTGCTCGTGTTCGGATATGCAAAGGGTTACTTCACAGGTAATAAGCCCTTTAAAAGCGCCCTCCAAACCACCCTCATCGGAGCTATTGCATCTGCAGCTGCTTTTGGCATGGCTAAGGCTATACAACAATGA